A genome region from Manihot esculenta cultivar AM560-2 chromosome 5, M.esculenta_v8, whole genome shotgun sequence includes the following:
- the LOC110614634 gene encoding transmembrane protein 147, whose protein sequence is MTLFHFFNCAILTFGPHAVYYSATPLSEYDTLGTSIKAALVYLGTALVKLVCLATFLRVSENDSFDPYQELLKALISFVDVAGLYFALTQLTHRNISQNHKFQAVGLGWAFADSVLHRLAPLWVGARGPEFTWDFILQGLEANANLVLSISLAALGSLMWLRKNKPKTLIPIIYACAGIVATMPSITSYLRRGLGWHFPKVVGFELFTSLMMAFISWQLFSTCQRPSS, encoded by the exons ATGACGTTGTTTCACTTCTTCAACTGTGCGATTCTCACCTTCGGCCCTCATGCCGTTTACTACTCCGCCACTCCCTT GTCCGAGTATGATACCCTTGGCACCTCCATTAAAGCTGCTCTTGTTTATCTTGGAACAGCTTTAGTAAAG CTAGTTTGCTTGGCCACTTTTCTTAGGGTGTCTGAGAACGATAGCTTTGATCCATATCAG GAATTGTTGAAAGCTTTAATTAGTTTCGTAGATGTTGCGGGGCTGTACTTTGCCTTGACCCAGTTGACTCACAGAAATAtatcccaaaaccataaatttcAAGCTGTTGGACTTG ggtgggcttttgcTGATTCTGTTTTACATAGACTGGCACCTCTTTGGGTGGGAGCTCGAGGACCAGAATTCACTTGGGATTTCATTCTGCAAGGCCTTGAAGCAAATGCAAACCTG GTCCTGAGTATATCCCTTGCAGCATTGGGATCTCTGATGTGGCTTCGTAAAAACAAACCCAAGACTTTGATTCCTATAATATATGCATGCGCAGGCATTGTGGCAACCATGCCATCCATCACAAG TTATTTGAGAAGAGGATTGGGGTGGCATTTTCCAAAAGTGGTAGGCTTCGAACTATTCACCTCTCTGATGATGGCTTTTATTAGTTGGCAACTCTTTTCTACATGTCAAAGACCCTCGTCCTGA
- the LOC110614863 gene encoding uncharacterized protein LOC110614863 — MATTAAAFTPARVAGEVVSFSSQTQKRMNKVVHIRGLNPYGGLKAHNGVVSLGMPVSTEQCFANVVSLIKTSSNGKGRGGGAVSSKCSKVGEIFEIAALMNGLVLVGVAVGFVLLRIEAFVEESE; from the coding sequence ATGGCGACAACCGCAGCTGCCTTCACCCCCGCAAGAGTCGCAGGCGAAGTGGTGAGTTTCAGCAGCCAGACCCAGAAGAGAATGAACAAGGTGGTGCACATAAGAGGACTGAATCCCTATGGAGGTCTCAAAGCCCACAACGGTGTCGTCTCCTTAGGGATGCCAGTTAGCACTGAGCAGTGTTTTGCAAATGTTGTTAGTTTAATTAAAACTTCATCAAATGGGAAAGGGAGAGGTGGAGGTGCAGTGTCCTCAAAGTGCAGTAAGGTGGGAGAGATATTTGAGATTGCTGCCCTTATGAATGGGCTTGTTTTGGTTGGAGTTGCTGTTGGATTTGTACTTCTCAGAATTGAAGCTTTTGTTGAAGAATCTGAGTGA
- the LOC110615516 gene encoding B3 domain-containing protein Os01g0723500 isoform X2 has protein sequence MEKQNQAEMVNTSRPCFFEIFSSNLTSDRLRIPVGFTKHMEGRISGLVSLTGPSGNVWHAYLTQQDNDVFLDHGWPTFVKDHLIECGDVLIFRYDGELCFSVQVFDISACEKEAAFHSKCSQDPSQLYKSIGQKREREERAASSDKNCEYVLKKVRGDSSELYSEHINKSLGAGLVISNKEGCQLEEVNTTKKCPEESSSHEKCYSPCPISVIPPQSKPCYQSSEADVQKRIGKEDDLPDRGCGSVLLQREKRVAQSFISCFPYFVRIMKRFNVSGSYTLNIPYQFSTAHLPNCKTEIVLRTVKGACWSVNSVPTTRVHTSHTFCGGWMAFVRSNDIKIGDVCIFELVRKCELRVFILRVGKEVLEKQSGEVASNEATVGCTATAHKSDIFPKKSRKNALKVHSRPITKVEMCDKKDSNKSQVASNHARKCSNAIKSSASAMLCSQSRAVNEKLDVAINSGKNLDVSSHDGVGGRVMLALHEEKAAKSFNSRFPNFVRIMRKFNISGSYTLKIPHQFSAAHLPNCKTEIVLRNSQGICWTVNAVPDSKGRRIHTFCGGWMAFVRDNYINMGDVCIFELAEG, from the exons ATGGAAAAACAGAATCAAGCGGAGATGGTAAATACTAGTCGGCCTTGTTTCTTCGAGATTTTCTCCTCTAATTTAACCTCGGATCGACTG AGAATACCTGTAGGATTCACCAAACATATGGAAGGACGAATATCTGGATTGGTTTCTTTAACCGGTCCTAGTGGGAATGTTTGGCATGCTTACTTAACTCAGCAGGACAATGATGTATTCCTTGATCATGGATGGCCAACTTTTGTGAAAGATCATCTTATAGAATGTGGTGACGTTTTGATTTTCAGATATGATGGAGAATTGTGTTTCTCAGTTCAAGTATTTGATATAAGTGCATGTGAGAAAGAAGCTGCATTTCATTCTAAATGCAGCCAAGATCCCAGCCAGTTGTACAAAAGTATTGGACAGAAGAGAGAAAGGGAGGAAAGAGCTGCATCTTCTGATAAAAATTGTGAATACGTGTTGAAAAAGGTTAGGGGGGACTCTTCTGAACTTTATTCGGAACACATAAACAAGAGCTTGGGGGCTGGACTGGTTATAAGTAATAAGGAAGGATGCCAGCTTGAGGAGGTAAATACAACTAAAAAATGCCCAGAAGAGAGTTCCTCCCATGAAAAATGTTATAGTCCATGCCCGATTTCTGTCATTCCCCCTCAATCAAAACCTTGCTATCAAAGTTCTG AGGCAGACGTCCAGAAGAGAATTGGAAAAGAAGATGATCTACCTGACAGAGGTTGTGGGTCAGTGTTGTTGCAACGTGAGAAAAGAGTTGCTCAGTCTTTTATCtcttgctttccttattttgtAAGGATCATGAAAAGGTTCAACGTCAGTGGTTCATACACTCTG AATATACCATACCAATTTTCTACAGCTCATCTTCCAAATTGCAAAACAGAAATTGTCCTTCGCACTGTCAAAGGAGCATGTTGGAGTGTGAATTCCGTGCCAACAACAAGAGTGCACACAAGTCATACTTTCTGTGGAGGATGGATGGCATTCGTTCGCAGTAATGACATCAAAATAGGAGATGTTTGTATTTTTGAACTTGTGCGCAAATGTGAATTGCGTGTATTTATTCTTCGAGTTGGAAAGGAAGTTTTGGAAAAGCAAAGTGGAGAAGTAGCTTCTAATGAGGCAACTGTTGGTTGCACTGCCACTGCACATAAAAGTGACATTTTTCCGAAGAAATCCAGAAAAAATGCTTTAAAGGTCCATTCACGACCCATAACAAAGGTAGAAATGTGTGACAAAAAGGACTCTAATAAGAGTCAAGTAGCTTCCAATCACGCAAGGAAATGTAGCAATGCAATAAAGAGTTCTGCCAGTGCTATGCTGTGCTCTCAGTCAAGAGCTGTCAATGAAAAGCTGG ATGTGGCCATTAACAGTGGAAAGAATTTAGATGTGAGTTCACATGATGGAGTTGGTGGGAGAGTAATGTTAGCACTTCATGAAGAGAAAGCAGCCAAGTCTTTTAACTCACGTTTTCCAAATTTTGTCAGAATTATGAGGAAGTTCAACATCAGTGGTTCATATACTCTG AAAATTCCCCACCAGTTTTCTGCAGCACATCTCCCCAACTGCAAAACAGAGATAGTCCTTCGTAATTCACAAGGAATATGCTGGACAGTGAATGCAGTCCCAGACTCAAAAGGGCGAAGAATACATACATTTTGTGGAGGATGGATGGCCTTTGTTCGCGATAATTATATCAATATGGGGGATGTCTGCATATTTGAACTT GCTGAGGGCTAG
- the LOC110615516 gene encoding B3 domain-containing protein Os01g0723500 isoform X1, which produces MEKQNQAEMVNTSRPCFFEIFSSNLTSDRLRIPVGFTKHMEGRISGLVSLTGPSGNVWHAYLTQQDNDVFLDHGWPTFVKDHLIECGDVLIFRYDGELCFSVQVFDISACEKEAAFHSKCSQDPSQLYKSIGQKREREERAASSDKNCEYVLKKVRGDSSELYSEHINKSLGAGLVISNKEGCQLEEVNTTKKCPEESSSHEKCYSPCPISVIPPQSKPCYQSSEADVQKRIGKEDDLPDRGCGSVLLQREKRVAQSFISCFPYFVRIMKRFNVSGSYTLNIPYQFSTAHLPNCKTEIVLRTVKGACWSVNSVPTTRVHTSHTFCGGWMAFVRSNDIKIGDVCIFELVRKCELRVFILRVGKEVLEKQSGEVASNEATVGCTATAHKSDIFPKKSRKNALKVHSRPITKVEMCDKKDSNKSQVASNHARKCSNAIKSSASAMLCSQSRAVNEKLDVAINSGKNLDVSSHDGVGGRVMLALHEEKAAKSFNSRFPNFVRIMRKFNISGSYTLKIPHQFSAAHLPNCKTEIVLRNSQGICWTVNAVPDSKGRRIHTFCGGWMAFVRDNYINMGDVCIFELVSKCEMLVHISGVGGKTLQPPS; this is translated from the exons ATGGAAAAACAGAATCAAGCGGAGATGGTAAATACTAGTCGGCCTTGTTTCTTCGAGATTTTCTCCTCTAATTTAACCTCGGATCGACTG AGAATACCTGTAGGATTCACCAAACATATGGAAGGACGAATATCTGGATTGGTTTCTTTAACCGGTCCTAGTGGGAATGTTTGGCATGCTTACTTAACTCAGCAGGACAATGATGTATTCCTTGATCATGGATGGCCAACTTTTGTGAAAGATCATCTTATAGAATGTGGTGACGTTTTGATTTTCAGATATGATGGAGAATTGTGTTTCTCAGTTCAAGTATTTGATATAAGTGCATGTGAGAAAGAAGCTGCATTTCATTCTAAATGCAGCCAAGATCCCAGCCAGTTGTACAAAAGTATTGGACAGAAGAGAGAAAGGGAGGAAAGAGCTGCATCTTCTGATAAAAATTGTGAATACGTGTTGAAAAAGGTTAGGGGGGACTCTTCTGAACTTTATTCGGAACACATAAACAAGAGCTTGGGGGCTGGACTGGTTATAAGTAATAAGGAAGGATGCCAGCTTGAGGAGGTAAATACAACTAAAAAATGCCCAGAAGAGAGTTCCTCCCATGAAAAATGTTATAGTCCATGCCCGATTTCTGTCATTCCCCCTCAATCAAAACCTTGCTATCAAAGTTCTG AGGCAGACGTCCAGAAGAGAATTGGAAAAGAAGATGATCTACCTGACAGAGGTTGTGGGTCAGTGTTGTTGCAACGTGAGAAAAGAGTTGCTCAGTCTTTTATCtcttgctttccttattttgtAAGGATCATGAAAAGGTTCAACGTCAGTGGTTCATACACTCTG AATATACCATACCAATTTTCTACAGCTCATCTTCCAAATTGCAAAACAGAAATTGTCCTTCGCACTGTCAAAGGAGCATGTTGGAGTGTGAATTCCGTGCCAACAACAAGAGTGCACACAAGTCATACTTTCTGTGGAGGATGGATGGCATTCGTTCGCAGTAATGACATCAAAATAGGAGATGTTTGTATTTTTGAACTTGTGCGCAAATGTGAATTGCGTGTATTTATTCTTCGAGTTGGAAAGGAAGTTTTGGAAAAGCAAAGTGGAGAAGTAGCTTCTAATGAGGCAACTGTTGGTTGCACTGCCACTGCACATAAAAGTGACATTTTTCCGAAGAAATCCAGAAAAAATGCTTTAAAGGTCCATTCACGACCCATAACAAAGGTAGAAATGTGTGACAAAAAGGACTCTAATAAGAGTCAAGTAGCTTCCAATCACGCAAGGAAATGTAGCAATGCAATAAAGAGTTCTGCCAGTGCTATGCTGTGCTCTCAGTCAAGAGCTGTCAATGAAAAGCTGG ATGTGGCCATTAACAGTGGAAAGAATTTAGATGTGAGTTCACATGATGGAGTTGGTGGGAGAGTAATGTTAGCACTTCATGAAGAGAAAGCAGCCAAGTCTTTTAACTCACGTTTTCCAAATTTTGTCAGAATTATGAGGAAGTTCAACATCAGTGGTTCATATACTCTG AAAATTCCCCACCAGTTTTCTGCAGCACATCTCCCCAACTGCAAAACAGAGATAGTCCTTCGTAATTCACAAGGAATATGCTGGACAGTGAATGCAGTCCCAGACTCAAAAGGGCGAAGAATACATACATTTTGTGGAGGATGGATGGCCTTTGTTCGCGATAATTATATCAATATGGGGGATGTCTGCATATTTGAACTTGTTAGTAAGTGTGAAATGCTAGTGCATATATCTGGagttggaggaaaaacactCCAGCCTCCTTCATGA
- the LOC110615516 gene encoding B3 domain-containing protein Os01g0723500 isoform X3, whose amino-acid sequence MEKQNQAEMVNTSRPCFFEIFSSNLTSDRLRIPVGFTKHMEGRISGLVSLTGPSGNVWHAYLTQQDNDVFLDHGWPTFVKDHLIECGDVLIFRYDGELCFSVQVFDISACEKEAAFHSKCSQDPSQLYKSIGQKREREERAASSDKNCEYVLKKVRGDSSELYSEHINKSLGAGLVISNKEGCQLEEVNTTKKCPEESSSHEKCYSPCPISVIPPQSKPCYQSSEADVQKRIGKEDDLPDRGCGSVLLQREKRVAQSFISCFPYFVRIMKRFNVSGSYTLNIPYQFSTAHLPNCKTEIVLRTVKGACWSVNSVPTTRVHTSHTFCGGWMAFVRSNDIKIGDVCIFELVRKCELRVFILRVGKEVLEKQSGEVASNEATVGCTATAHKSDIFPKKSRKNALKVHSRPITKVEMCDKKDSNKSQVASNHARKCSNAIKSSASAMLCSQSRAVNEKLDVAINSGKNLDVSSHDGVGGRVMLALHEEKAAKSFNSRFPNFVRIMRKFNISGSYTLDSDLG is encoded by the exons ATGGAAAAACAGAATCAAGCGGAGATGGTAAATACTAGTCGGCCTTGTTTCTTCGAGATTTTCTCCTCTAATTTAACCTCGGATCGACTG AGAATACCTGTAGGATTCACCAAACATATGGAAGGACGAATATCTGGATTGGTTTCTTTAACCGGTCCTAGTGGGAATGTTTGGCATGCTTACTTAACTCAGCAGGACAATGATGTATTCCTTGATCATGGATGGCCAACTTTTGTGAAAGATCATCTTATAGAATGTGGTGACGTTTTGATTTTCAGATATGATGGAGAATTGTGTTTCTCAGTTCAAGTATTTGATATAAGTGCATGTGAGAAAGAAGCTGCATTTCATTCTAAATGCAGCCAAGATCCCAGCCAGTTGTACAAAAGTATTGGACAGAAGAGAGAAAGGGAGGAAAGAGCTGCATCTTCTGATAAAAATTGTGAATACGTGTTGAAAAAGGTTAGGGGGGACTCTTCTGAACTTTATTCGGAACACATAAACAAGAGCTTGGGGGCTGGACTGGTTATAAGTAATAAGGAAGGATGCCAGCTTGAGGAGGTAAATACAACTAAAAAATGCCCAGAAGAGAGTTCCTCCCATGAAAAATGTTATAGTCCATGCCCGATTTCTGTCATTCCCCCTCAATCAAAACCTTGCTATCAAAGTTCTG AGGCAGACGTCCAGAAGAGAATTGGAAAAGAAGATGATCTACCTGACAGAGGTTGTGGGTCAGTGTTGTTGCAACGTGAGAAAAGAGTTGCTCAGTCTTTTATCtcttgctttccttattttgtAAGGATCATGAAAAGGTTCAACGTCAGTGGTTCATACACTCTG AATATACCATACCAATTTTCTACAGCTCATCTTCCAAATTGCAAAACAGAAATTGTCCTTCGCACTGTCAAAGGAGCATGTTGGAGTGTGAATTCCGTGCCAACAACAAGAGTGCACACAAGTCATACTTTCTGTGGAGGATGGATGGCATTCGTTCGCAGTAATGACATCAAAATAGGAGATGTTTGTATTTTTGAACTTGTGCGCAAATGTGAATTGCGTGTATTTATTCTTCGAGTTGGAAAGGAAGTTTTGGAAAAGCAAAGTGGAGAAGTAGCTTCTAATGAGGCAACTGTTGGTTGCACTGCCACTGCACATAAAAGTGACATTTTTCCGAAGAAATCCAGAAAAAATGCTTTAAAGGTCCATTCACGACCCATAACAAAGGTAGAAATGTGTGACAAAAAGGACTCTAATAAGAGTCAAGTAGCTTCCAATCACGCAAGGAAATGTAGCAATGCAATAAAGAGTTCTGCCAGTGCTATGCTGTGCTCTCAGTCAAGAGCTGTCAATGAAAAGCTGG ATGTGGCCATTAACAGTGGAAAGAATTTAGATGTGAGTTCACATGATGGAGTTGGTGGGAGAGTAATGTTAGCACTTCATGAAGAGAAAGCAGCCAAGTCTTTTAACTCACGTTTTCCAAATTTTGTCAGAATTATGAGGAAGTTCAACATCAGTGGTTCATATACTCTG GATTCTGATCTTGGATAG
- the LOC110614910 gene encoding ent-kaurene oxidase: protein MDVVTSTILASFQAIPYATPVAVGGLFFSMFCVKKFISDQKRRNARLPPEVPGWPVIGNLLQLKEKKPHKTFTKWAEIHGPIYSIRTGSSTVIVLNSTDVAKEAMVTRYSSISTRKLSKALTVLTQDKCMVATSDYDEFHKMVKRYLLANVLGTNAQRRHRCHRDNLIENISSQLHAHVETSPNEAVNFRDYFQSQLFGLALKEALGEDVQSVYVDEFGSTLSREEIFKVLVLDPMEGAIDVDWRDFFPYLKWIPNKSLEKKIQQMDLNRQAVMNALIKEQKKRIDLGQKQNSYLDFLLSEGTLTEKQMSMLIWEIIIETSDTTLVTTEWAMYELAKNSKCQEMLLQEIKNVCGSEKITEEHLSELPYLNAVFHETIRKYNPAPVIPLRYVHEDTELGGYYIPAGSEIAINIYGCNMDKKQWENPEEWKPERFLDGKFDPMDLHKTMAFGAGKRACAGSLQAVLVGCTSIGRLVQEFEWRLKEGEEGNVDTVGLTARKLQPLHVILKPRT from the exons ATGGATGTTGTAACCTCAACTATTCTTGCCAGTTTTCAAGCAATTCCCTATGCCACCCCTGTGGCTGTTGGTGGTTTGTTCTTCTCCATGTTCTGTGTGAAAAAATTCATCTCtgatcaaaagagaagaaatgCCAGACTTCCTCCAG AGGTACCTGGGTGGCCAGTTATTGGGAATTTGCTGCAACTGAAGGAGAAGAAACCCCACAAGACTTTCACTAAATGGGCTGAGATTCATGGACCAATCTATTCTATTAGGACTGGTTCTTCTACCGTTATTGTTCTCAATTCAACAGATGTTGCCAAGGAG GCCATGGTGACTAGGTATTCATCCATCTCAACAAGAAAGCTATCAAAAGCTTTGACTGTTCTTACCCAGGATAAATGTATGGTTGCAACAAGTGATTATGATGAGTTTCATAAGATGGTGAAGCGATATCTACTTGCAAATGTCTTGGGAACTAACGCGCAG AGGCGACATCGGTGCCACAGGGACAacctgattgaaaatatttcaaGCCAGTTGCATGCTCATGTGGAGACCTCTCCAAATGAAGCAGTGAACTTCAGGGACTATTTTCAGTCTCAACTTTTTGGATTAGCACTGAAAGAA GCATTGGGAGAAGATGTGCAATCTGTTTATGTTGATGAATTTGGGTCAACTCTGTCAAGAGAGGAGATCTTCAAGGTCTTAGTCCTTGATCCAATGGAGGGTGCAATCGATGTGGACTGGAGAGATTTCTTCCCATACTTGAAATGGATTCCTAACAAAAGCTTGGagaagaaaatccagcaaatggATTTAAATAGGCAGGCAGTGATGAATGCCCTTATAAAGGAGCAAAAGAAACGAATCGACTTAGGACAG AAGCAAAATAGTTATCTCGACTTCTTATTATCCGAAGGAACGCTTACAGAGAAGCAAATGAGCATGTTGATTTGGGAGATAATTATTGAGACATCTGATACAACTTTGGTCACAACTGAATGGGCCATGTATGAACTTGCAAAGAATTCAAAGTGCCAG GAAATGCTCCTTCAGGAAATAAAAAATGTATGTGGGTCTGAAAAGATCACTGAAGAACACTTGTCTGAACTGCCATACTTGAATGCTGTTTTCCATGAAACTATAAGGAAATACAATCCGGCTCCAGTTATACCTTTGCGATATGTGCATGAAGATACAGAACTCGGAGGTTACTACATTCCTGCTGGAAGCGAG ATTGCTATTAATATTTATGGATGCAACATGGACAAGAAGCAATGGGAAAACCCAGAAGAGTGGAAGCCAGAAAGATTTCTTGATGGGAAATTTGATCCAATGGACTTGCATAAAACGATGGCGTTTGGAGCTGGAAAAAGAGCATGTGCAGGTTCTCTTCAGGCAGTGTTGGTAGGATGCACATCAATTGGCAGACTTGTTCAAGAATTTGAGTGGAGATTGAAAGAAGGAGAGGAAGGAAACGTGGATACTGTTGGACTCACTGCTCGCAAGCTTCAGCCGTTGCATGTCATCTTAAAGCCAAGAACATAA
- the LOC110614591 gene encoding lysine histidine transporter-like 8, with protein MDERPETELISIPATPRASTPEILTPSGQRSPRPPSKEAKSSNAWTPTSFISPRFLSPIGTPMKRVLINMKGYLEEVGHLTKLNPQDAWLPITESRNGNAHYAAFHNLNAGVGFQALVLPVAFAFLGWSWGILSLTIAYFWQLYTLWILVQLHEAVPGKRYNRYVELAQAAFGERLGVWLALFPTVYLSAGTATALILIGGETMKLFFQIVCGPLCTSNPLTTVEWYLVFTSLCIVLSQLPNLNSIAGLSLIGAITAITYSTMVWVLSISQQRPPSISYEPLALPSFTSSVFQVLNALGIVAFAFRGHNLVLEIQATMPSTFKHPAHIPMWKGAKVAYFFIAMCLFPIAIGGFWAYGNLMPSGGILNALYGFHSHDIPRGLLALTFLLVVFNCLSSFQIYSMPVFDSFEAGYTSRTNRPCSIWVRSGFRVFYGFISFFIGVALPFLSSLAGLLGGLTLPVTFAYPCFMWVLIKRPSKYSFNWYFNWILGWLGVAFSLAFSIGGVWSMVNSGLKLKFFKPPN; from the exons ATGGATGAAAGGCCTGAGACGGAGCTCATATCCATTCCGGCGACTCCGCGTGCTTCGACGCCGGAGATCCTAACGCCGTCAGGGCAGCGATCGCCGAGGCCTCCTTCTAAGGAAGCGAAATCGTCAAATGCTTGGACGCCCACGTCGTTCATATCCCCGAGGTTTTTGAGTCCTATAGGAACGCCGATGAAGAGGGTTTTGATAAACATGAAGGGATATTTGGAGGAGGTGGGACATTTAACCAAGCTCAATCCACAAGATGCTTGGCTACCTATCACTGAGTCTCGCAATGGCAACGCTCATTACGCTGCGTTTCATAATCTCAATGCTGGTGTTGGGTTTCAGgccctggttttgcccgttgccTTCGCTTTCCTTGGCTG GAGTTGGGGAATTCTGTCCTTGACCATAGCCTACTTCTGGCAACTTTATACCTTATGGATTTTAGTTCAGCTACATGAAGCTGTTCCTGGGAAGAGATATAACAGATATGTCGAGCTTGCACAAGCTGCATTTG GGGAAAGATTAGGTGTTTGGCTTGCTCTCTTTCCGACTGTTTATTTGTCAGCTGGAACTGCAACAGCTTTGATTCTTATAGGAGGAGAGACCATGAAACTCTTCTTCCAAATAGTTTGTGGGCCTCTCTGTACATCGAATCCCCTAACGACGGTTGAGTGGTACCTGGTATTCACTTCTCTGTGCATTGTTTTGTCTCAGCTCCCAAACCTTAATTCAATTGCTGGACTTTCCCTTATTGGTGCCATAACAGCTATAACATATTCCACCATGGTGTGGGTACTTTCTATTAGTCAACAAAGGCCACCTTCAATCTCCTATGAACCCCTTGCTTTGCCATCCTTTACTTCTTCCGTGTTTCAAGTACTGAATGCACTTGGAATTGTAGCCTTTGCTTTCAGAGGGCATAATCTAGTCCTGGAGATTCAG GCAACAATGCCATCGACCTTTAAGCACCCAGCTCATATACCCATGTGGAAAGGAGCAAAAGTTGCTTATTTCTTCATTGCCATGTGCCTGTTTCCTATTGCCATCGGAGGCTTTTGGGCTTATGGAAATCTT ATGCCTTCAGGAGGAATTCTTAATGCTTTATATGGTTTCCACAGCCACGACATTCCTCGAGGACTTCTTGCATTGACTTTTCTCTTAGTGGTGTTCAACTGCTTAAGCAGTTTCCAGATATATTCAATGCCTGTTTTTGACAGTTTTGAAGCTGGTTACACCAGCCGTACCAACCGGCCATGCTCAATTTGGGTTCGGTCCGGATTTCGAGTTTTCTACGGATTCATCTCTTTCTTCATAGGAGTTGCACTTCCTTTCCTATCCAGTCTAGCTGGTCTACTAGGGGGACTTACCCTTCCAGTCACATTCGCATACCCTTGCTTCATGTGGGTTCTCATTAAAAGGCCTAGTAAGTACAGCTTCAATTGGTATTTCAATTGGATTCTGGGGTGGTTGGGTGTTGCCTTTAGCTTGGCCTTCTCCATTGGAGGAGTGTGGAGTATGGTGAACAGTGGACTGAAATTGAAATTCTTCAAACCACCCAATTAA